The genomic region cttcttctcttaAGTTATATTTGTTTCGACATTaacattttatagaaaataaatccTATCATGGGATAAGGGATTTAGACTAGTAATCCTAGAGTCTTTTGGCTGAATATTGCAGAAAACTgagttttttggtgttttaggTACTGATCAAAGTTATTTGGCAAAATAAGgaaagagagtgaatttcggcaacaccgTGCCGTGATGGGGGGGATTTGAATTTCAGTAatctcattaccgaaattcttgcTGCCCAAATTTGCTGCCCAGCTGCCAGGTGAAGTGCCTAAAAGAGGGGTGGCTGAAAagaaaccaattgtggcaaccaagttgtcGAAATTCTAGGggagggaggagagagaaaataagaattGTGGCAACTATGTTGCTGAAAatgggaggggaaaaaaaattttgtggcaaccaagttgccgaaaatgggaggaaaaaaaaagaaagaattgtggcaaccaagttgccgaaaattgAGGGATAAAAAAAGAGTGAATTTTGACGATTAATAGTAATTTAGGCAATGAAGTTGCcgaaaattgaaggaaaaaaattgtaacaattgaTTTGTGATAATGGCATTGctgaaatagaaagaaaaaaaaatgtggcaatggaTTTGTGGCAATGACATTACCAaaatagaagggaaaaaaatttgttgcaattGATTTGCCGAAaattggaggagagagagagagttgcctggattaaaaaaaaaaaatttggaggaaGTCAATCACCTCACTTCTTCCTCTAACTATTATTCTCTTCTCCAAGTACTTTGGAATATATTCTTTGATCATTCCCAATAAAACCTAGCCTACTAATATGAATCTATGTCATggattcttattcttttttgtcttttcatttcTCTCCTCGTTATAAAAGACAGGCACCATCACTAAAGCATTGCATCTCCTACATTTTTCATATTGTTTCACTTACCTTTGCAGTGCTATATTACTCTTCTCTTTGCTTCAGTGTACACCACTAAGGACAGTAAGTTTAAGATTAATATGAgttttttttgctttgcttaTTAACTTACAACTCTAGAAAATAACAGATTTATTATTATcgtataaatatatactttgtaaATATTAGAAGCTAATACAttgtaaaatattatgtattgttgtttttttttttttagaaaaatgcattgttgttgttaatattgtttgtatgactatgattattgttgttattgttgttattattcaaattttagattaatgaattttttatggttaggactacaagaattttaattatatttgaaatttaccaTAATAAATTGTAATAGTCACCATAcatgaatttgattattttgtagTTGATAATTTATAATCAGCCTATGACTTAGGTGCTtctcaacacaaaaaaaaattatgcttttATGCTAGGAATACTTTATTTTCACTCATTGCAGAATATTGCCTTGAATAGCAAATCTCAAGTAACTTGTTGATATCATTATAAATACAATATCTTGAACTCTTTTAAGGGTCAAACTGGTTCGTATAAACTTTTgagtatttttgttattttgtgtttatttattattatctgattgtgttttttttttttttttgcaagtatcactctataattctCACTCTTTCGGTTGGTATCACAATTGTGGTAAGCACCTCGactctctaattaaatttatgtatgTGTTTTGTTAATGTACTTGAATCTATATTATTGGACAAATGAAAGAACATGACATACACACAAACCAAACTACTTCGGTCAAAAGACTCCTATGTGTGATATCAGTAGCTTAGGTTTTATTGTAAATGAACAAAGAATATATTTCAGGTACTTTggagaagaagaaatgaaaagatGAGGTGATGTGAATGTGAGTGACTcgtccaaaatttttttttatccagacaattctctctctctctctctctctctctctctctctctcctccaattttcagcaaatcaattgcaacaaattttttttctcttctattttggcaatgccattgccacaaatccattgtcacaaatttttttcccccttctatttcggcaatgtcattgccacaaatcaattgctacatttttttttccttcaattttcaGCAACTTCATTGCCTAAATTACTATTAATCTTcaaattttactctttttccctccattttcggcaacttggttgccacaattctctctttcttttttttcctttttcctcccattttcgaTTGCCATAATTGGttttctcttcttatttttcctcccattttcggcaacttggttgctacaattcttattttctctctcctccctccCCTAGaatttcggcaacttggttgccacaattggtttccTTTTAGCCACCCTCTTTCGGGCACTTCACCTCACAGTTGGGCAGCAAGAATTTCGATGATGAGATTaccaaaattcaaatccttCCATCACATCACttggtttttctctctcatactttttgttataatttcGGCAACATTGTTGCCAAAATTCACTCTTTCCTCATTTTgacaaataactttgaacagtactTATAGCACCAAAAGACTCAGTTTTCGGCAACATTCAGCCAAAAGACTCAGTAATCCTATCATTGAAATGGACTCACAGCTTGCCCATAAATTGTTAACATCCAACCATCCAATTACCCACTTATGCTAAccaatttgattttgaataCAAGCATTTAATGTGGAAGGAAACTTGGGTCACCTCGCTTAACCACATATACAACGAggtaggggtgtgcatgggtcgagTTTGGTCAAGTTAAGAGGATTTTTTTACTCAACCCACCCtagtgggttaaaaaaaattcaacacatcacataagtccaacccaacccacatgagCTTGCCTAAATAGTGGTATCTTCATAACGTGTGCTAATCCAAATAAGGACTGCAAGTAACATATAATAGAATCACAAAATGTCATGAACTTCCTAACTTTTCCTTCCAATAGCTCGAGCATTTTCCTGATTTAGGTACTCCAATGCAATTTCCCTTACGAAATTGAAGGGAAATTTTCCCATGTCAGTGGCCATAACATCCAAGAAGTCattggtttttgaaaaataaaccaaCTAGGTAAATGAGAATGAAATCGATATAAGCCAGTGTGAGCGTGAATCACATGTCCCAGACTGCCATTCTACTCAACCTAACATGTAAGGTccgtttagatagaacttattgctaaaaactgaaaatactatacctaaataattttttaatatataaaaaacactgttcacacTTGcaatcactgttcattggcctaaaatcactgttcatggccaatgaacagtgacaagTGCACGtccaaggggaaaaaaaaggctGAAACGGGCTGAAATGCAAAcgtgaatccaaacacattcgTAATCTCTTTGAACTTGCATCATTAATATTCCACTACGTCAATCTCATATATAACTCATTCACTCACTAGAAGTGGAGAAGGTAGAGGCATGGAAGTGAAGGTGAGCCTAGACATAAAGTGAGAACTTCAGGATTAATGAAAAAAGATAGTAAATttggggaaaataaaaaataatgtatatTATAGATTGACGaatcattaatttttagaacatttattatataGCAAGTAGTGCTATTTTTTACCGTTAGATCTTATTAAGATCTACGGttcaaaaaatgtataaatCTTATGAAGtcacactaggtgtaacttgaactcatatcatataaataaataaaaatgcaacttGCCATCTTGACTTGGACACCAAGTGTCCCTCCCACAATAATTCCTACCTAAACTTTCCCCATTATTATTTCCTTCATTATGCTAATGAAGTACCAAATTATAAACTTAAAGCACCTAATGACATTGAATTCCAACAAGTTGCttatcaagaaaagaagaagataaaggtGAGTGCACTAAGTTTCATTTCAATATATACTTCAAGAGCAATTTTGCCCGAGACTGCCAAAGAAGCCCTTTAATGTCTTGCTTCCCATGTACATCACCAAAGAGAGCACGTAAATTGGAGGGGACAAATTACATATCAATGGAAAGGCATCATATGGTTCGTTGAAATGTTATATACAAAATACAACTGTACACGTAAACACAGACTAGGTTCACACTAAGGCATGATACCAGTATTGTTCTAGGCAATGCAAGAGCGGAACTGAGTAACGACAAAGATATCAACGATATGAAACCAATTACAGAGGATTTGGGGCTATGTAATTTGTCACCCAAATGTGTTTTCTCCACTATATGTAACGTAGAGAAATCCATCGCCATCCCTCTTATCATCATAAATGGTAGACATTATAGCTCCTGCAGATATTTATATACAATTAGTATCTATCATTTTGATTAGTTATACATTTGAATTTATACCGCTTCCAATCATTATTAGTGGAAAcgaatttcatatatttatatacaattaGTATCTATCATTTTGAATAGTTATACATTTGAATTTATACCACTTCCAATCATTATtagtgaaaagtgaaaactaaTTATCTATTTGAAAAGTAACTTCAAGATCTTTTCGATTCAGTTTTAATCTGATGAGGAATAACAATGTATACCATGATCCATGAACAAATGTGCAATAGAAAGGAAATTAAACCCCAGCATCACCCGCACATTTGCATAGAGCTCATCAAATTTTATAGCAGTTACCTGTTGGTGGAAGcacattgtccacaaatataAAGATTGCCTTTTCTGCACTCAGTTTAATCCTCTTCCGAATTACATAGACAAATTGACCCACTGTCAGATCAGCTGGGACAAGGTATCTGTAATTTCATAATTATCATTAATAGAAATTTCAAGTATGGGTTTACACACACACCTGGTGAGCCTTGAACCCAAGACCTCACCTTAAATCAGACTCTTTCAAGGAGAGAAGGTGCCATTTAAGATTGAGAACTCAATGGCGCCGTTAATACATTAAAGTTATCTTCACTTTCaagcaaacacttgaaaataataatatggtCTTTTAGGTAGTAGTGTGTCCCTATTTCTTCCCCATTTGAGTCCTATGTTTGGCCTTCAGACAGAGATAAAATAAGTACTCCACAAGAAAACATAGAAACATCGCCAATGAGCTACAGCTAAACTGGCACCTCTTCCCCTTATAAATTCCTAGTGGAGTGTAAGGTAGTGGGTTCAAGACCAATTGGGCGCATGTATAACTTACcaatcccaaaaaataaataaaaataagacatCAAAAAGCTAACTAAGACCACTATGGTATAATTTTCTCTTGACTCTCGCTGATTACCCCACACACAAGTGCACATACATTCATGCATTCCTACATGCACACACTTGCACATGCATACCCTATGCACACGCACACAAATGCTAGAATTTAAGGGAACTTGTTTCTCACTGTTACTAAATGCTAATCATCCTAATAAATAGaacatacaaaaattaaaagctgaAGGGAAACTAGAGGGACAAGGGCTTAGTTATATGGAATTGgaactcacttttttttgtCAATGTTGGGAATATCACTTCTCTCAGccttctccacaatcacctttaGAAGCACaaaggaaaatataaatcaGACCGCAATTTGAGAGCCCTGAGAGTCTCAAATGATATACAATTATATTTGTAACTTTATCAAGAATAAATTAGAAACTATTGTGCTAACCTATAACAAAATTAGAATAAGTACTATCTAATCACtctttagcaaaataaattaatgctaCAAAGGAAGTTGCTAACAGTTGCATTTCTTTACAATTATGAAATTGGTCAGCACAGAACAACTGTATTACATACTAGATTACAGGAATCTGATGCTCGGTAATTGGATCTGATTTTAAGTATGAAAAGCATGTTTAAATGAGTGACATCAATTCCATAAGACACATTATGGGGTAGAAAAACCCATATTACATCAATAATAAATTCCTAATAATGCTCTACCCTGGCTCCAGACATTCTTGGGAGGCTGCAAAGACTGAGTTTTTCTTTGTAAAATAATTCAGGGATTAAGGGGTACATTGCTGGAGTTAATTTTTCTGTGATAATATGTTAAAATCCTATTCTAAGACAGCACAAAGTTTAGCAGGCACCAGATATATAATCTTATCCctcaataatttcaaatataggGTCATTGACAGTACTAAAATACTGCTGCAACAACAGTAAAATGCTCCATTTCCCTTCTCCAATAAAGAAAGCACAAAATAGGATTACAAAACTGATGTGGGaagtgcaaagaaaaaaaaaattaacttatttttttgtaattttagaagtcaattgtatttttttttatttgtccaTTAGATGTTAATTTAGTGAAGTGAAGTTCTTGCGGGTGGCATGGCCTACTATTAATTACAAGGAAGCAGCCTCTGTTTTGTTTGGTCTTATTTGTTAATTAGACTAttggtattttatttaatttcctagAGTCAAGGCTATTTTTGTATATCAAAAATTGGGTTTTCCTAAGTCAATTGATATTAGGGTTATATCCTGGTTGTCTAGACAACCACGCTATTGTACTCAAATGGAGATAAGTTTACAGTTTTGCTtcattcattaataatatttctgTTTAATTTTCTGAATAGTCTGGTGTTGATTCTAGCCAACCTATGTGCTAATACCTAGATTTTGCTTTCTTACTTTTCTGCTCTTCAGTTTTGGTGCTGCATCAGTTTTGGTTCTTCCaacttcaaaatcaaacaccaaTTAAATTGGATAAAGGATTTGCTTATTCCCATTCACCTTCCATTCACCTTGTTATGTTTAATAGGTAATTGGGTATATGAAGTCTTATCAGGGTTTGACGGGTACCCCAGTGGTTCCAAACTCCTCTTGTGGTGCCTAGACATTGGGGTTTGAACCCCACCAGCACCGTCCTCCTATCTatcccaacaaaaaaacaaaaaacaaaacaaatgcaGATTCCTAGGATTCAAAAAAGGCTGAAGACTAACATGAGATATTAGGCTTCAACAAACGGTCATCTTGGAACTCTTCATAAGATAAAGACTTCTATCAACCAGTAAGTCATTTGTATGGAATCCATATTGTCATAAGTAATCATTTTCCTATGAGTTTACTTTTTACTTAGCTAACTTCATCTtacaaattttaccaaaaaaaaaaaatatatatatatatatcttgagACTAGAATAAGTTTCACTTTCATTaggtataaaataaaaagcattcATGAATTGCCCTCCCATTCCAATCACTATAGGACTGTAAGACCATAATTTTAATCCTACACCCAAAAGCACGGTGGAGGGAAATACCTAACTTAGACACTATCCACAATTCATCAGTATATAGAACCCAGCTAAGCTGAACCAGGTAGCATTTTGAGGTCAGAATGGCAGGTGAAATTTGCTGCATTCATGCTGAACAAAAATTAGTTCAACAAGCCATTAACCATCGCAGGAGTTTTAAGCAGATATGGCCGCTATTTCTATCATGTATCTTTTCCTATAAGTAatctttttaattgaaaaaggGGAAGGCTCATGTGCATAAAGCTGAATTATGGCTGTTTATTTCTTCCAATATATCTTGTAGAACTTCCCTTGTTGAGgaaaaaaattgcacaacaaATTCAACATGACGCAGAGATCCTCCTTGTATGAAAACTCAATAACCCCAACCCCCCAAACAAAACTATAAAAAGAACATACAAAAAAAGGTGAGGCATGCAAATTAGTTGTAGTAAAAAATACTATCAACCAGATAGGCCTCAGTATTGATGGGGTATATGGAGGGAGGAACAATCAGTGTTTCAAGGACACAAAAAGAAGTATGCCTGAtctcaaattaattttctttggaACTTTTTTGGATTGGATGTCAAATTTGCATAGTCTGTCTTTAGGTTCCGTTATTGATGTGATAGATTCATGTAATTTGTGTGATTGATTGGATGGTCCCCTCCCAATGTACTTGAGTGActctttttttgtattaataAGAATTGCATTActtattataaaaattcaaaatcaaaacataaaagCCAACACATAAGTTTAACCTATAAAAGAAGACATGCAGACATTAACAAATAGCAATTTAATCACAACATTGAActcagaaattaaattttaaaaaataataataataagaataataataaatctcactgGAATTCTATCTGGGTATTTCTCCCTAATTCTAGCAGCCTCTGCACGCCTCTTCTCTGCAGAGACAGACAtcataaattaatgaaattgagCTCACCAGTATAACAAAGAACTATAATTGATTAACTTGGTTTAATAAACAATATAAGATAGACCAAGGCATttgaacacaaacacaaaagcTTTTATCCATACCAAAGTCATGCTCTTGCTTAAACATGCTTCTAGTCATTCTTCTTGAATGTACTggaaaaacaagcaacaaaaaaaaccattgattgaatgacaaatatgaaaataaaatcgAATCCAGAAGAACCCCAGAAAATCTTATgtgaaaaacaagaaagcaacaaaattttcaaccaatATCAAAAACCCATGTTTGATTGCTGAGAAAAGATAGGTTGGTGCAagagaaaacccaaaaacaccTAAGCCTAATACACCTTTTGACCCCTTGATGGTATTCTCTTCAATTTCTATTTCCCGGttttgaagaaaacaaaaaaaaaaatatatatatatatatatatatattaccaaaaaaaaaaaaacaagaaataatggTTGAGATATAAAGTTGAGAAGAGCTTACCCAAAGATTGAATTAAGAGAGGAAAAAATCGAAATACCCAACAAACAGTTTTCCAGTGCTCTGTCTTTGGGTTGTAGATAAGAGCTGATGATGATGAGTTGATGACTATGATTAAAGATGACCCTTCTGAGTTTTTTGACAATGCATATATCTATCACTATTTATTAATCGGTTTGGTTTGGCTTTGGACTTCCTCTCCGGTAAGGATAGTCAAGTATGTTTGTATAACCAATTCAATCATGCCGTGTACATGTCAATCAATTGCTACCAATTGACAGCTTGACAACTTTGacttttttgtccttttttcctttattttagcATTCCCCATCCGGTGCTCTAATGTTATGTTTGGTATGGACTGAAaagtacatattttttttattatttacttttataactattcagtttatttttgttactgtTTATaagtttcatatattttttaatattattcatgtgtcatatattattttaactaatttttagttttatttatagtattttcaaccaaaagttttcagtttcagctaaataagttgttctcaaatagACACTAAAGTTGCatttggcattggcttaaaaagctagtttttttttattattcagcttatttttgctactatacATGGCCCCAttacactttttagtactatacatgggtctcattgcacttttagctttatctacggtactttcaataaaaaattttcaatttcaactaaataagttgtttccaaATAGACACTAATGTTGCgtttggcattggcttaaaaagtcatcttttttattattcaacttatttttactactattcataggtctcattgcactttttgtattatttatgggtTCCACTGTACTATATCAACTaccttttaactttatttacaatattttcaatgaaaagtattcaattttagctaaataagttgttcccaaatgaaaatattgtttttagctattttccaTTTTACTGTGAcaccaattgtttttttaaaaaaaactctacaTATGATGCTCTAAATAGTGTTGATATTTTTGCATGTTGCTAGGATAAGAGTATTCTCATTCGGAAatgccataaaaaaaaacaaaaataaaaataaaacatttgcaTAACCAAAAAgtcattttatcaattttacatTATCACTTGAGCAAATTATAATAAACTCACCAATAGTTT from Castanea sativa cultivar Marrone di Chiusa Pesio chromosome 11, ASM4071231v1 harbors:
- the LOC142617160 gene encoding autophagy-related protein 8f-like codes for the protein MTRSMFKQEHDFEKRRAEAARIREKYPDRIPVIVEKAERSDIPNIDKKKYLVPADLTVGQFVYVIRKRIKLSAEKAIFIFVDNVLPPTGAIMSTIYDDKRDGDGFLYVTYSGENTFG